The Saccopteryx leptura isolate mSacLep1 chromosome 2, mSacLep1_pri_phased_curated, whole genome shotgun sequence genome has a window encoding:
- the TNS2 gene encoding tensin-2 isoform X2 codes for MGWPPGSPCCGCCPAPPRPRPAERPPQPRKAEPHSFREKVFRKKPPVCAVCKLTIDGTGVSCRVCKVATHRKCEAKVTSSCQALPPAELRRNTAPVRRIEHLGSTKSLNHSKQRSTLPRSFSLDPLMERRWDLDLTYVTERILAAAFPARPDEERHRSHLRELAHVLQSKHRDKYLLFNLSEKRHDLTRLNPKVQDFGWPELHAPPLDKLCSICKAMETWLSADPQHVVVLYCKGSKSKLGVIVSAYMHYSKISAGADQALATLTMRKFCEDKVATELQPSQHRYISYFSGLLSGSIRMNSSPLFLHNVLVPVLPAFEPGTGFQPFLKIYQSMQLVYTSGIYHIAGPGPQQLCISLEPALLLKGDVMVTCYHKSGRGTDRTLVFRVQFHTCTIHGPRLIFPKDQLDEAWTDERFPFQASVEFIFSSSPEKIKGNTPRNNPSVTVDYNTAEPAVRWDSYENFNQHHEDSVDGSLTHTRGPLDGSPYAQVQRAPCQTPPAPSPELPPPPLLSISSDSGHSSTLTTEPATESPGRPPPTAAEQQELDRLLGGCGEASGGRGAGRETAILDDEEQPPAGRGTHLGTYSGHRPALSRHCSCRQGYREPCGVPNGGYYQPEGTLERRRLAYGGYEGPTHGYAEASVEKRRLCRSLSEGPYPYPPELGKPNSGDFGYRSPGYREVVILEDPGLPALCSCPACEEKLALPTTALYGLHLEREAGEGWASEAGKPLLHPVRSGHPLPLLVPACGHHHAPIPDYSCLKPPKAGEEGHEGCSYTMCPEGRYGHPGYPALVTYSYGGAVPSYCPAYGRVPHSCGSAGESRGYPSPGAHSPQAGSISPGSPPYLPSRKLSYEIPAEEGGERYLLPGHLAPAGPLTSAESPEPASWREGPSRHTTLLQSSQNAQGSASSEVSGPSTPLHTSSPVQVKESTRRQDARSPTLAPTQRLSPGEALLPASQGGAEKPPELPARSGLEPLALSPFSSISPPSSPNDWPQERSPGGRSDSGSPRGPVPTTLPGLRHAPWQGLREPPESPDGSPLTPVPTQMPWLVASPEPPQSSPTPAFPLATSYDINGPSQPPLPEKRHLPGPGCWGPEQASPPARGTSHHVTFAPQLPNNISQPPEPPMQESQSNVKFVQDTSKFWYKPHLSRDQAIALLKDKDPGAFLIRDSHSFQGAYGLALKVATPPPSAQPRKGDPLEQLVRHFLIETGPKGVKIKGCPSEPYFGSLSALVSQHSISPLSLPCCLRIPSKDPLEETPESPVPANMSTAADLLRQGAACSVLYLTSVETESLTGPQAVARASSAALSCSPRPTPAVVHFKVSAQGITLTDNQRKLFFRRHYPVNSITFSSTDPQDRRWTDPDGTTSKIFGFVAKKPGSPWENVCHLFAELDPDQPAGAIVTFITKVLLGQRK; via the exons cCTAGGAAAGCTGAGCCACATAGCTTCCGGGAGAAGGTTTTCCGGAAGAAACCACCAGTCTGTGCAGTGTGTAAGCTGACCATCGATGGGACAGGCGTCTCGTGCAGAG TCTGCAAGGTGGCCACACACAGAAAATGTGAAGCAAAG GTGACTTCATCCTGTCAGGCCTTGCCTCCTGCAGAGCTG CGGAGAAACACGGCCCCTGTGAGGCGCATAGAGCACCTG GGATCCACTAAGTCTCTGAATCACTCAAAGCAGCGCAGCACTCTGCCCAG GAGCTTCAGCCTGGATCCGCTAATGGAGCGCCGCTGGGACCTGGACCTCACCTACGTGACTGAGCGGATCCTGGCCGCCGCCTTCCCAGCCCGACCGGACGAGGAGCGACACCGGAGCCACCTGCGCGAGCTGGCTCATGTGCTGCAATCCAAACACCGCGACAAGTACCTG CTCTTCAACCTTTCAGAAAAAAGACATGACCTGACCCGCCTAAATCCCAAG GTCCAGGACTTTGGCTGGCCTGAGCTGCATGCACCCCCCCTGGACAAGCTGTGCTCCATCTGCAAAGCCATGGAGACCTGGCTCAGTGCTGACCCACAGCATGTGGTCGTCCTGTACTGCAAG GGGAGCAAGAGCAAGCTCGGGGTCATCGTCTCTGCCTACATGCACTACAGCAAGATCTCTGCAGG GGCAGACCAGGCACTGGCTACTCTTACCATGCGGAAATTCTGTGAGGACAAAGTGGCCACTGAGCTGCAGCCCTCCCAGCACCG ATACATCAGCTACTTCAGTGGTTTGCTGTCTGGCTCCATCAGAATGAACAGCAGCCCTCTCTTCCTGCACAATGTGCTTGTACCTGTGCTGCCAGCCTTTGAACCTGGCACAG GCTTCCAGCCGTTCCTCAAGATCTACCAGTCCATGCAGCTTGTCTATACATCTGGAATCTA cCACATTGCAGGCCCTGGTCCCCAGCAGCTTTGCATCAGCCTGGAGCCAGCCCTTCTTCTCAAAGGCGACGTCATG GTGACATGCTATCACAAGAGTGGCCGGGGGACAGACCGGACCCTTGTGTTCCGAGTCCAGTTCCACACATGCACCATCCACGGACCACGGCTCATCTTTCCCAAGGACCAGCTGGATGAGGCGTGGACTG ATGAGAGATTCCCCTTCCAAGCCTCAGTAGAATTCATCTTCTCCTCTAGCCCTGAGAAGATCAAAG GCAACACCCCACGGAACAACCCCTCAGTCACTGTTGACTACAACACAGCGGAACCCGCCGTGCGCTGGGACTCCTATGAGAACTTCAACCAGCATCATGAGGACAGTGTGGACG GCTCCCTGACCCACACCCGTGGCCCCCTAGATGGCAGTCCTTATGCCCAGGTGCAGCGGGCACCCTGCCAGACCCCACCAGCGCCCTCTCcagagctgcccccaccccccctgctGTCCATCAGCAGCGACTCTGGCCATTCATCCACACTCACCACGGAGCCAGCCACAGAGTCCCCTGGCCGGCCACCCCCAACGGCTGCTGAGCAGCAGGAGCTAGATCGCCTCCTGGGAGGCTGCGGAGAGGCCAGTGGGGGTCGGGGGGCTGGGCGCGAGACAGCCATCCTGGATGATGAAGAGCAGCCCCCTGCTGGCAGAGGCACCCACCTTGGAACATATTCAGGCCACAGACCTGCCCTCAGCCGCCACTGTTCCTGCCGCCAGGGCTACCGGGAACCCTGTGGGGTACCAAATGGGGGATACTACCAGCCAGAGGGAACCCTGGAGAGGCGGCGGCTGGCCTATGGGGGATATGAGGGGCCCACCCACGGCTATGCGGAGGCCTCTGTGGAGAAGAGGCGCCTCTGCAGATCGTTGTCTGAGGGGCCATACCCCTACCCCCCTGAGCTGGGGAAACCAAACAGTGGGGACTTCGGCTACCGCTCCCCAGGCTACCGGGAGGTGGTGATCCTAGAGGACCCTGGTCTGCCTGCCCTATGCTCCTGCCCTGCTTGTGAGGAGAAGCTGGCACTGCCCACGACAGCTCTGTATGGGCTACACCTGGAAAGGGAGGCTGGAGAGGGGTGGGCAAGTGAGGCTGGCAAGCCTCTCCTGCACCCGGTGCGGTCCGGGCACCCACTCCCCCTGCTGGTGCCAGCTTGTGGGCATCACCATGCCCCAATACCTGACTACAGCTGCCTGAAGCCACCCAAGGCAGGCGAGGAAGGGCATGAGGGCTGCTCCTACACCATGTGCCCTGAAGGCAGGTATGGGCATCCAGGCTACCCTGCCCTGGTGACGTACAGCTATGGAGGAGCAGTTCCCAGTTACTGCCCAGCCTATGGCCGGGTGCCTCACAGCTGCGGCTCTGCAGGCGAGAGCAGAGGGTATCCCAGTCCTGGTGCCCACTCCCCACAGGCTGGCTCCATTTCCCCTGGCAGCCCACCCTACCTACCATCCAGGAAGCTGAGCTACGAGATTCctgcagaggagggaggggagaggtacCTGCTGCCTGGGCACCTGGCCCCAGCAGGACCCTTGACATCTGCAG AGTCGCCTGAGCCAGCATCCTGGAGGGAGGGCCCCAGCAGGCACACTACTCTGCTGCAGTCTTCCCAAAATGCCCAGGGCAGTGCCTCTTCGGAAGTGTCTGGTCCCTCCACACCCCTGCACACCAGTAGCCCAGTGCAGGTCAAGGAAAG caCCCGACGGCAGGACGCCAGGTCTCCCACCTTGGCGCCCACTCAGAGACTGAGTCCCGGCGAGGCCTTGCTCCCTGCTTCCCAGGGAGGTGCTGAAAAACCTCCTGAGCTGCCAGCAAGAAGTGGGCTTGAGCCTCTGGCCCTGAGCCCTTTCTCCTCGATCTCCCCCCCAAGCTCACCCAATGACTGGCCTCAGGAGAGGAGTCCGGGGGGCCGCTCAGACAGTGGCAGTCCAAGGGGCCCTGTGCCCACCACGCTGCCCGGCCTCCGCCATGCACCCTGGCAAGGCCTTCGAGAGCCCCCAGAAAGCCCAGATGGATCCCCCCTCACCCCTGTACCTACCCAGATGCCCTGGCTTGTGGCCAGCCCAGAGCCACCTCAGAGCTCGCCCACACCTGCCTTCCCCCTGGCGACATCTTATGACATCAATGGCCCCAGCCAGCCTCCACTTCCAGAGAAACGCCACCTGCCAGGACCTGGTTGTTGGGGCCCAGAGCAGGCATCACCACCAGCCAGAGGCACCAGTCACCATGTCACCTTTGCACCTCAGCTCCCAAATAACATTTCTCAACCCCCAG AGCCCCCCATGCAAGAAAGCCAGAGCAACGTCAAGTTTGTCCAGGATACGTCCAAGTTCTGGTACAAGCCACACCTTTCCCGTGACCAAG ccaTCGCCCTGCTGAAGGACAAGGACCCTGGGGCCTTCCTCATCAGAGATAGTCATTCATTCCAAGGAGCCTATGGGCTGGCCCTCAAGGTGGCTACACCTCCACCCAGTGCCCAGCCACGGAAAG GGGACCCCTTGGAACAGCTGGTCCGCCACTTTCTCATTGAGACTGGGCCCAAAGGGGTGAAGATCAAGGGTTGTCCCAGTGAGCCCTACTTTG GCAGCCTGTCCGCCCTGGTCTCCCAGCACTCCATCtcgcccctgtccctgccctgctGCCTGCGCATTCCCAGCAAAG ACCCTCTGGAGGAGACCCCAGAGAGCCCAGTGCCCGCCAACATGAGCACAGCGGCCGACCTACTGCGTCAGGGCGCCG CCTGCAGTGTGCTCTACCTGACCTCAGTGGAGACTGAGTCGCTGACGGGCCCCCAGGCGGTAGCCCGGGCAAGCTCTGCAGCTTTGAGTTGCAGTCCCCGCCCAACACCAGCTGTTGTCCACTTCAAGGTCTCAGCCCAGGGCATTACGTTGACAGACAACCAAAGGAA GCTATTCTTTCGACGCCATTATCCGGTAAACAGCATCACCTTCTCCAGCACCGACCCTCAGGACCGGAG ATGGACCGACCCTGATGGAACCACCTCTAA AATCTTTGGTTTTGTGGCCAAGAAGCCGGGAAGCCCCTGGGAGAATGTGTGTCACCTCTTTGCAGAACTAGACCCAGATCAGCCTGCAGGCGCCATTGTCACCTTCATCACCAAAGTTCTACTGGGccagagaaaataa